ACCAGGGTGACGACCAGTCCGCAGAATTTGCCGACGATGAACTCCCAGCGCCGCACCGGCCGCGCCAGCACGGTATAGAGCGTGCGCCTTTCGATCTCTTTCGACACCAGCGCGATGCCGATGAAGATGGCGATGACCACACCGAAGAGCGAGACGGCGGTGAGTCCGAGGTTGATCACCACCTGCCGCTCGATGTCGATGGAGATCTGCCCCACCAGCACGGACGCGCCGGCCATCAGCAGCGCAAACAGGATCAGGTTGTAGAGCACGCGATCGCGCACCGCTTCGCGGAAGGTGTTGGCGGCGATCGTCCGGATGCGCGCGATCATGGTTGCGCCTCGGTCGCGTCCGCGGGCGGCTGGCCAAGCTTTTGGAGGAAATAATCTTCCAGCGTGGCGCGTACCGGCGTCACCGACACCAATCGCTCCTGCGCCCGCCGAATCGCGTCGATGGCGGCGTCGAGCTGTGCTTCCGGCAAGGTGGCGCGCACCAGGCTTGCCGTCATGCGGCACTCGCCACCGAGCGCTGCGATGGCCGGCACCGCTTTCGTGCCCTGCCAGACCACTTCGACCTTGCCGCCTACCTCCGCGGTGAGGTCGGCTACCACGCCCACGGCGCGCAACTCACCCTGGTTCAGCACCGCCACGCGATCGCAAAGCGTTTCCGCGTCGGAGAGGATGTGGGTGGAGAAGAAGACCGTCTTGCCTTCGTCCTTCAACGACTGGATGAGGTCGCGCACCTGCAGGCGTCCCATCGGATCCAGACCCGACATGGGCTCATCCAGGATCACCAGTTTGGGATCATGGACGATGGCCTGCGCGATACCCACACGTTGCAGCATGCCCTTCGAGAACTTGCGCAGCTGGATGTGCGCCGCCGCGGACATGCCCACGCGGTCGAGCACCTCGGGCACACGCTTGCGGCGCGCGGCGTGGTCCAT
Above is a genomic segment from Acidobacteriota bacterium containing:
- a CDS encoding ABC transporter ATP-binding protein is translated as MPALEILGLEKSYQVGFLRKTEKVALKPFQLAVEEGEIFGYLGPNGAGKTTTLKLLLGLVFPTAGSARLLGRDWRDADTKADIGFLPEQPYFYDYLTATELLDYYGHLSGMDHAARRKRVPEVLDRVGMSAAAHIQLRKFSKGMLQRVGIAQAIVHDPKLVILDEPMSGLDPMGRLQVRDLIQSLKDEGKTVFFSTHILSDAETLCDRVAVLNQGELRAVGVVADLTAEVGGKVEVVWQGTKAVPAIAALGGECRMTASLVRATLPEAQLDAAIDAIRRAQERLVSVTPVRATLEDYFLQKLGQPPADATEAQP